CTTGAGCTCATCAAGGCCCATTGGCTGCGGTTGGCCGGCCGGTTGGCTACTGTCCAAAACTTTCGTCTGCGTACAGTGTTGTCTGCGTTATCGCCGCGTATTTTGTATCTCGTACGGATGTCTGCCGGTTCCCGTAAAACTCCTCCGGAATTGCCAAATAGGCGACGGCGTGATGTTTCGTAATTGCGACACTCTGTGTTTGTCTGAAGTCTTGCGCCAGTATCAGAggttacgtaaaaaaaaaaaaacggactcgGATTACGGTCGCCCGGGTCGCCGCCACACGACATGGCGGCTATGCCGAGCGGCTCGCGTTTTGAAAGTGAAATCGGAGTGTTAATTTAAAAGTATACACGGTTGTAACTGTGTATACGTTCTAGTCGAAACGAAGAGATTTTACTCGCGTCTTCGAGTGCTACCAATACAGTGCGCGTCACAGTTTAGTATCCCCAAGCGCACCGGCGGAACATATCTTTCTGTTGCCACGGGATCTCCAAGGCTTCGTTCGAAATCGCGTCACTTCGTTTAcactgtattattattattattagtccttCCGACCAGGAGCGTAGCGAAGGGAGGGGAGTTGacgaggttcaaccccccccccccccccctatagtTTTCACTTTCGCTTGCGTATGTATACTCGCacacaaaaatttctggctacggtcCTGCTTCCGACGTTGCCTTAGCATGGCGATCACAAACATGTACTTATTATTACTACTCCGCTTGTTAGAGTAGCCTGTAACTATAATTTTTTAATTGTCCGGGGCAACGCATTTCTATTTCGCGTGTCACCACGAAAAGAGTGGACGCGCCGTTTCGATCATGCCGAAAAATAATTATATCTTTGACACACGGTACATGATTCCGATCGCTACTGGCTCACTTGCGCAAGCCCGCTTAAGCTTGCAAAATATGTTATCATGTAAGATTCCCCACTTCAATGCATATATGACGTGGCGCACTCACATGCCCACTCACTCACAtatgcaggggcatagccagggggtgcGGGTGGGGTTCACCCTCgatccccccgaaaattttcaattttgcttgcgtgtatatatacgcacacatacaaacgcacgcacgaacatacataaagtattgtagaacccccccccccccccccccccaccaccaaaaaaaaaaaaaattctggctgcgcTCCTGCACATACGCCATATGCGCCGCGTGTTTCAGCGCTCATAATTACTGAGCAAAACTCATTGTAGCGGCgcacatcagaatttgcgcggtAGTTATCGCTACAGTAATTAACAATACAATTGTTTCTATATAAATTTGTTCGTTATCCGCAGCGGTTTTTCTATATAGCTTTGAACTGCACTGAGATGGGTGGCAGTGTTTCCTATTTATAAATACCAATTAAATATAATTAAATTTTAAGCTGTTAATCCTTACGgggcagttttttttattatttttttttattgcagagcTCAATCGTCAGGCAGCAACAAAACCTTGACATTAATATTGCGACAAAGTGCTTATGTGTATGAAGCTCGAGTTCCAAGAAATACAGGTCGAATATATGTACAGTACtaacggattgaaataggacaatttaaggctaagtaatgcacatggtttcgtttctaccgtcttcagggcataatttcgactcgaacgcgtagatcagagccagtacattatctttagagaccagattcatcGCGACATGAaatggttatctcgagcaattgcgcataatAGTCGTTATGCGAcgcgacatcattttttttttttcgcataacgactggtatgcgcaattgctcgagaacCACTTCATGTCGTgatgaatctggtctctaaagataatgtactggctctgatctacgcgttcgagtcgaaattacgccgatatggccCGAACTGCAGACGGTGAAAACGAAAGCATGTGtgatacttagccctaaattgtgcTGTTTGAATCCGTGAGCTGTAACTAACGATTTACAAATGCACATTTTGCCGCACTTTATCTCagtattattttttattatggAGGGTTTCCATCATGCCATATATTTGACAGCTTATAAATGTGTATGGCTTGAGAGCTGCTAAAGAAAGATGCAGGAGACAATACAGgactctttctttcctctccttTGCGCTTTttcttaacaaagaaaaacaccgccaccattCGTGCCATGCTAATATTAAAAGTGTATTTTGTtgttattacttatttatttgtggtagttttatttatttatttgtttatatatatttatttatttagtactaTATTTTTCTCAATTCGCAACAGATTAGTCAAGACAGATTTAACTCTTTTTCTTATTAACAttcaacaaagaaacaaagactcgCCACTCTAATCTTTTCGCTTCTCTACAaattcccctcaaaggcggatgcatacaCGCCTGCACGAATGGGCGCGCACTCtagagtgacgtcatgagccggacggccggtgaccccgccttcggagaacattgtcAAATGCATGAGCGGGTCTATTTCTTAGTCGTCGGGGCGGAGCCTTTCTGTACTCCTTAAGTTGTCTTCGACTAtagtacttttttcttttttcccgcgACTTCTACTGCCGCAccattcatggccgatcccctgtGGTGGGTTGAGCCATACCTCTAGGACAAagtcaaccaaccaaccactcgTGCGCTGCGCAAGAAACTGTCGCAAATGTTCggtatcatcatcgtcatcattgccACGGCACGTGCTGGCGGCGCACCCGAGGCCTGCCGCTGCATGCATGGAGCGAGACCTCGTGACGAACGAAACTGCGCTCCGCGAGCTGCTGCAACGGGCGGTCGCGGCGCTGGACGACGCCGGGCAGCAGCCCTCGCTGCTCCAGCCTTGCCGCGGCTCCAGCGAGGAAGCCCTGGCGAACCCTCCACCTGCTTCTCACTGTACAGGTTAGTGCAGTTAGTCAAATAATTGGCGCGGCCTGGAGCGAGTTGTTTTTGCAGGAGACGAACACTTTCGCCTACACTGGTGACGTCGCTTTGCGTTTGCGTGACACGTATTTCCTCTGGGCAATGACGgaacagacccccccccccccccccccttttcttcaaACAACGAATGAGTGCGCGCTGAATGCGATGTCTCCAAAAGTTATCGTCTCAGCTGTATGGTCCCTGTACCGTGCATGGCTTCCACTGGTTTCCGCGCcgcatcactggcgtagccagggagggacGGAAGGTTCACCCCTCCTCCGCTGGAATttaattacagcgaaagctgttatgagatcatttcaccggccgtttttggcgccgtagttgtccgccgccggtgtccgtaaccagtatcgctagaaataagaagaaaaaaaaacgaaataaaaaaaaattccaggatggaacgaggttcgaacctgggccctctgcgtgggagcccataattcaacctccgagccatgccggttttttttttctttattccgagccatgccggtgcttgaaactgctttgcaaaaaggtcctatacaggcttcatgtcgggaaggaaccacattagcatatgcaatatagcgtggtagaagagtaaaataagcaccaagcgtcgcaaaacgcgaattctgtaaccaagcgtcacacaatgcgaattgcgctacgagtaggttgttgaatgcttccaacccattacagaggcctcggggtctcagtaaagttacaatggtttatagcgtagtggattcctcgcaagtgcacttgtattggttgccaaggaagcccataagcgcatgatccatttcctcggggtctcagtaaagttcttcgccccccccccccctccgtctctctcccacgtcaacgtatgttatacaggatgacgggagagggatatagcgaccgggtgtcacccaatgcaaattacataactggtgggccgtttaaagcttccaacccattacaaagggctgagccataattcttcaccgtcatcagtcgtcgcgtcaacaaagcgcacataatgccttacagacgtgtagctggtgcctcgcttctccgcagaacgacgaataatggcttagtaggtgcttcccaacttcacagaaattgtgatttatggcgtagtgggtacctttctagtgtacttgtattgtagccccaagagagcttacaacgggctctagaaacgccgctcttccagctttcgctgtgactgtgctgcggtttcagcgcaggcctggcgtttttttgcatgagctatgtacacgcacacatacacccccacccccccttcccgaaaaaaagtttctggcttcGCTATCACCGCATCATCTGGGATGACACGGCTGTTTCTAAATTGCCGTTTCTACGGTTTCTAGAATCATGCGGGCGTGTATACctggggaggggggttgaaggGTTCAacccgccccccctccccgaaatttttcgtttATGCATGTGTACAATGCACGCATGAATATTCATAAAGTACGGTTGCCTTGCCTCCCCTAGCTTGTGCTTCAAACCCGCCGTGGAAGTGCACCTGCGTCCCTCGCGTGAGAGGTGTCCAAGGTTCACGGCAACTGACGTTGCGCGGTCGAACACCTCGCGTCGGCGCCGCTGCCAACGTAAATATCGGCTACAGTTTCTATTCCGGACGACAAAACAATGCACACCAGAACAAAGCGATGCGAAAATATTTTGCTTTATAAAAAGCAACGCTCACTGTCAAACGTCCCAGCGTGAGTTCCAACCAGGTGTTTGTGTAGCTGCACGGCGCACCGGCTATATCGGCTTTGCTCGCGTCGTATGTCGAAGGCGTCGTCTTCAATAGCGTATTTTCTGCGTGGTCAATTATTGCGATGGAAGCGAAAAGTGGCAACAACAACGGTGTCTTAATTGTGAGCTTTTAAGTGTCACAGATACGTACGCCTTCAAAATGAGCAACAAAgaaagcaaatatatatatatatatatatatatatatatatatatatatatatatatatatatatatatatatatatatatatatatatatatatagtgacgaTACCAACACCCGGGCAATCGGGCATCATTTTCGGCGACACTGTTAACTTTCGCGAGATAAGTACGCGTTCAACCATCTATGGGATAAGCGGTTTATCAGTGCCAACCGCGTGCTCGGTGACGGTGCcgccgccaggggcgtagccagaaatttttttcgcggggggcacctccttgatctgaagtgggggtcgggcaggcaaatgtgatcgagtgtcattttgagctctgtatgccacggcaaaaaaaaaagttggggggggggggggcacgggcccggtgtccccccccccccggctacgccactggtagcCGCAAATGACCGTCTGGAGAATACGGCCCCAGAGCAACTCCTAGAGCTTTTTGACGGACACCACTTCAACAAGtatattgatagcttgcacgtgacgtcatggacgcaggtTCTAACCGtactggtactccaacatggcggctctgatgacgtcaaggcagcataATCACGTGGCAGTTAACCTGCTCCAATGTGCTATAACGGCGACGCTGGAATGTTTTttcctctgtgcatgaataacggaAGAACCTGCATGCGACGTACCGCATGATAACGCTAACGTGACGTTATAAACTTCGTGTTCCACTATGTTGGTATTACAgcatggcggtttcagtgacgtcagtacaAGCCATCTAAAGGGTATGGTTGTAAAGTCGATACCTATTTTTAATTTAGATTCCCCTAGAAACTAGCGTGGCGTGTAATGCTGTTGACTAATATGATGTTTACCGTTTATGATTTCAAAGGTTGTTTTGTTGTAATACTGTTGACTAATATCTTCGAATCGCAATTCCAGCGAGAGTATGGCCAAGCAGATGGATTGGCCGTCGGGGACAGATAGAATGGCCTGCACGAAGCCCTTATCTAACCCCCTGCGACTTCTTTTGGCGATGGGCTAAGGAACAAGCGTACGAGTTAAAACCAAGAGATGTTAACACTGAACACCAGGGGCGTCGCcagaacctttctttttttttaggggggggggtgattcaaccatacattatgtatacgttcgtgcgggcgtttgtatgtgtgcgtatatatgtacacatgcaaaattgaaaagtttcggGAAAGGGAAGGGTTGAACCCTCCCTTGCTACGCCAGTCTCGAACATATATCAGCGAGGTGTTTGCAAGTGTCCCAGTTTGTATGCTACGAACAGCCGTGAAGTCTATTCCTAAAAGAATAAGGCAGTGCTCGGAAAATGCGGGTGCGTACGGAAACGTAACGCAATATAACCAAATGGCCGGTACACCCTATAGAGTAATGCATTCAGTGGCAATAAAACTTTGCTCAGTTGTTTACTATCGGACCTATTCATTGTTACAAATAGGTATTGACTTTGCAACCAACCACCATATATCTGCACATTCTTCGCAGATCGTGCCGAAGTCCGTCGCGGATCGGAGATCGGCGTCCACCATGTGGCGGCTTCGAAGGCGCGCTCGGCGCTCCGGAGGGCATCCCGTGCTGCAGAACTTTTCGCTGCAGTTGTACCGCGCTCTGTCCCGCGAACGGCTCAACGTCTTCGTCTCGCCATTCGGCACAGCCGTGGCATTGGtgagcacgggcccggtgtgccaccccctggctacgccactggcgcaCGCATATGCTCATCAGTATCGTCATGACGCCTACAGGTCACCGCTCTGGCTGGATCACGAGGAGACACTGCCGAGCAAATCCTGGCCGCTCTGGGAGCGACGCACGAAGAGGAGCTGCTGCACGAGTTCGGCATCGTAGGGCGCGTCTTGGAGCCGCTGTCGCCGCTGCACGTGGGCCTGGCCAGCAAGATGTACCTATCCACCTCCCTGGAACTGGCGGACTCCTTCAAGGAAGCCATACACCAAGAGTTTGGCGGACAGGTCAAGtatcattcacaccggcgactctGAAATCTTGCAACCAAGTTGGTCGCAGGTGTTCTATAGCATGTTAAAGTCCCGAAGCGTCCGGGCCCAAATGGTCGCGAACGGTGTAGCGTTCGCGACCATAGCGACTGTCTTGGcccgctcgctgctcgattttgcaGTCGCGAGATTGTAGATCCGAGGAGCAGCTAGTGACTGATCCTAAATATGGCCAAAAGTCATCGACTCCCATAGATTGCATATTAGTGCAAACAAAGATTCGAGAAAGAAGTTGTGGGAAGTAGAAATGTCGGTGCTACTACTTTACCGAGTCTTCGTGTTTCTTTGTTTGCGCTAATATGTATCCCTTTGATGCCAGCCAACTGGCCCAGCAACAAGCCTTACTCATCGattccactcactcactcactcactcactcactcactcactcactcactcactcactcactcactcactcactcactcactcactcactcactcactcactcactcactcactcggttGGTCTGTCGTTCAGTCCGTTTTCAGTTCAATCTAGTCAGTCCAGCAGTCCAGGTCAGGTCAGTGTGGTccagcattggcgtagccagggtagggcggggagggggggttggagTTTTAACGCCCCTCCCCTGAGaattcaattttgcatgtgtatatgcgcACTCAGGCTGCGCCCCTGTGGTCAGCACAGTTCAAGTCCGATCATTTCAGCCAGGTCAGTTCGATCAGACCTGTGTAACAGGGgcttaccggggggggggggggtgttggggggttcacttccccccccccgaaatttttcaattctgcttgcgcatatatgcatgcacacatacaaacgcacgcacgaacatacatgaaaaatttctggctacgcccctgcttgtaaTGAGTTCTAAAGAGCGCGTGCGCAGATACAGGCGGGATGTCCGGGAGTCGTAAGATGTTTTCTCAATGTAACCATAGTTAATTCAAGGAATATGTTGACTCCACATACGATGGACAGACtgagcctgaaaaaaaatatgtgcTGTTGGGCCCAATGCTGCAGGTGGGTATCGTAAACTTCCAGGGCGACCCGGCGCTGGCAGTGAAGGAGATCAACGCGTGGCTCTACCGGGTCACGGGCCACAAGATGAACGGCATGGCGAGCGTCAACGACACCAGCCTCTCCACCCGGGTGCTCATGGTGGGCACGTCGTTCATGCGCTGCCTCTGGCTCGACAAGTTCTCCGAGCTGTACACGGCAGCCATGCCCTTCTTCGCCGACGACGGCAAGCTCAGCGTGCCGACCATGTGCTCGCGTCGCATCTGCAACTACTGCCACGTCGAGCGGCTGGCGTGCCGCGTGCTCGAGCTCCCCTGCATGATGGAGCACCTGCAGCTGCTCATCCTGCTGCCGGACGTGCAGTCGGACCTGGCCTACATCGAGGCCAACATCACGCCCCGAGACGTGCAGGAGTTCGAGCGCCGGTACACGCGCAACCCGCTCGACATCACGCTGCCAAAGTTCGTGCTCGACGAGCACGTCAACATGGCGCGCTACCTGGCGGCCGTTGGAATCCGAGACCTTTTCGACAAGGAGGAGGCCGACCTCACCGGTATATCAGGTGCGCGTTCCCTGTCTGATGAAAATATGTAACTGCTGGTAATAGACTGCAGAACCAACTGTCCCAATATCAAACCAACTGGTTCCATCTGATTTCCAACTGGTGCAAGTTGGGAGCCAACCGGGATCAGCTGCACCAGGTATGGTGGCAACTGGGATCAGCTGCACCCAGTATGGTGGCAAATGGGACCAGCCGGCTCCCCTCTGGTCACTGCAGATGGATCCCAGCTGGGGGCTGAGATGAGACCACGCTCGACGGGAACCAATTGGCACCAGTGGGGGGTAACTGAGAACACGTGGGAACTGACTGAAGTCTTGCATTAGCTAGACCAATACAAATTCTTGTTGCACATTCTGATCTGCAAAATCAATGTCCTACGTGTTAGACTTGCTGGTTTTGTACATAGCCAGGTGCAAAACTCGAGAGATCGTCATTGTAGGCTTAACTGGGCTTGGACTCAATTGTTCACGCGGAGTTTCCTTTTGCGCGCGAGTGGATGCGATGCATATGAATTAATCGTGTTCTTCGATTGTCAGTGTGGCCGGTTCTCATCAATGTTTGTCGATCTGGATGAATAACGTTCGTTGCTGAGGGAAGCTGCAGTGGTGTAGACTCAATTGATGATGGAGTTATTAACCCCATCTTCTCTCAATTTCTTAACCTATTTGAGCTTGAAGCCGTATGTAGTAACTAATCGTAGAACGAGCGACCGAAGATGGGCTTTGAGATTGAATGGAATGGCCGCCATAAGCACAATTCTCGgagaccatttttttttaaatcaaattTTTCTCGCACAGACGAGAAGGAGCTCTGCGTGCACGACTTCCTGTGCCGGTCGCGTTTTGAGGTGACTGACGAGGACCCCGTGCGGCTGGACATCGGCGGCTCGAACTCGCTCAAGCTGGCCGAGCGCACCGATCTGCCCAGCTTCGAGGTGAACCGACCTTTCATGTTTCTCGTGGTTGAGCGGCAGCGCAAGGCCATCCTGTACATCGGCTGCCTGCGAAATCCCAATGTGACGTGAGCGTCCGTGTGGTGACGGACGGTGCGGCCGCCGCCGTCCGGTCGTACTTGGTCTGCCGGCCACCGCCTGGCACAAGTCGACAACGGCatctcatcgtcatcatcatcatcatcacgagacACTCTCATCACGAGACACTCTTTCGTCACGTCAGCGGACTCGTCACGTGACTTTACGACGTCACCGGCTCTGTTGGTCGTTATGGCGACCTCTTCGCGCAGTCCCCGCAGCCTCGTCTGTTTCGTGGGAGTGCCGTAAGACATATATAATAGGCCTAATCTAAGCCAGGCGCAGCGTGACGTCACCGGCTGTGCTGCTGCACACTGGTGATTGAGGTGGCCGCGCTGGCTGCAGATGATGTGGAGCGCAGGActgcgcgcgcggcagcggcgactCGAGCTGCTTACAGAGACGTGGCCCACACCGGAAAATTCAGTTATGAACGATATAGTAGCGCACGCTTGCTGACGGTGAGCTTCTCGTGTTGGCATTGCAACTACAGTGAGCCAGACACCTGAAACTTAGATATACATTAATATACACGTTCACGCGTCTATTCACGCGACTAGTTGAGCTGTCGCTGCATGTCGTTTGCGTTCACAGCGCGCTATAGCATGTGGCATTTCGTGACAATGTGTATGTATACTTATTCTAAACGGTATGTTGCCAACAATTGACCCCTCATTTTCTTCGCGTAAGAAAGTCTTTTTGGATTTGTCGACCAACTGGGTAGTACAGagggcccgtgaagcggcggacaGGCATGGCCTTGACGTTCCGACATGGCAGACATGAGCCCGGGTCGTTAAACTGCAGGGTAAAAGGTTTTTCATGTATATGTCCCTCTATGACACCAAATGTTGCCCGTGGTCAAAGTGGCCGCGACATGAAGGACTTCGCAGAcatagaataaaataaaataaaagggggTAACTGAGGAAAGAGCGGATtgtcttccctcctcctttccatcctacTCACACTCGTTTCCTTTTTCtccccttgctgcactatactatacaagatcGACCATGCTATGCTTtagcctctcccctcctcctttccctcagataatccctcctcaccctcatctCACTTTCGCATCCTCATACTATATATAACTAcacaatgctttaccctctcccctccctttccctcctcacatcgctcctcactttcctttctcatCCCCTACCCAGCCAAgtagagtatagtatagcaaagggtgttAAAGACGATAAGTGAGGAGGAGGAGCGATGTCAGGGTTAGGAGGGGATAGAATGGAGGGCAACATAGAAAGCGATAACGAAATTCGGAAAGGAATACCTAAATCTGCGTTctccaggtggtggcgcttgcttgccggcTCCGCTGTTTACTCGGGAACGAGGAACTGGCTTTTTTTTGCAGTACATTCATTGTTTTGGACCGGACCTTCTTTTTTGACATGATTCCTACCGCTCCCTttccattccagtgaacttgccagcATGAAAACGTGTATATGCCAAAGACTAAGACCGCGGGCTGCGCGACAGAAGCAGTCTGCGAAGCAGGGGAGTAGTCAGAAATCTTTTTCGTGCGGGGGgggtaaccatactttatgtgtgctcgtgcgcgtgtatgtgcgtgtatatatacgcaagcaaaattgaagattttcgggggggggggggtgaaactcccctggctacgcc
This region of Rhipicephalus sanguineus isolate Rsan-2018 unplaced genomic scaffold, BIME_Rsan_1.4 Seq113, whole genome shotgun sequence genomic DNA includes:
- the LOC119376218 gene encoding leukocyte elastase inhibitor; this encodes MWRLRRRARRSGGHPVLQNFSLQLYRALSRERLNVFVSPFGTAVALVTALAGSRGDTAEQILAALGATHEEELLHEFGIVGRVLEPLSPLHVGLASKMYLSTSLELADSFKEAIHQEFGGQVGIVNFQGDPALAVKEINAWLYRVTGHKMNGMASVNDTSLSTRVLMVGTSFMRCLWLDKFSELYTAAMPFFADDGKLSVPTMCSRRICNYCHVERLACRVLELPCMMEHLQLLILLPDVQSDLAYIEANITPRDVQEFERRYTRNPLDITLPKFVLDEHVNMARYLAAVGIRDLFDKEEADLTGISDEKELCVHDFLCRSRFEVTDEDPVRLDIGGSNSLKLAERTDLPSFEVNRPFMFLVVERQRKAILYIGCLRNPNVT